The following DNA comes from Papaver somniferum cultivar HN1 chromosome 4, ASM357369v1, whole genome shotgun sequence.
ttggcgatgctttccttttatagtacttttcttttcctttgatgtagggtttagactcgtttctcacccacaacacataaaattaccgaaaccagcagaaactgttttcaccctcaaacaactaggatgttcttcgggaatataagtccgggttatcaattggttcctgctcaccttgatttatcaaaagacggaacaaaactcgtagatatatttgtgggagacggatttatctattgctgtagacttttctgtgtgatacagatttgtttattaaagtcttcgactttgggtcgtagcaactcttagttgtgggtgagatcatctaagggaatcaagtgtgtagtatcatgcttggatcagagacgtaaggagcgtaattgtaccttggatcagtgtgagattgattagggttcaactacagtccagaccgaagttagtttgtaataggctagtgtatgtagcggcttaatacaatgtgtgttcaatctggactaggtcctggggtttttctgcatttgcggtttcctcgttaacaaaattctggtgtctgtgttatttctgtttccgcattatattgttttatctttataattgaaatatcacaggttgtgtgttaggttcaatcaattagaatatccaacctttggttgttgatttgaattgattgacacttggatattggtctttggtaccatccaagttatctctctagtatttgataaagactcgcagatttctatttgcttgagtatagatcaaatcgagagattgagatattaactctttgacatacttttatctagattgagtctgactgtctagttgattctctagaaagtatattggagtttgtccatacagattgctaagcgaaatattgggtgtggttgttgtaccccgctttttcaccatgtTTTCAGCTAATTTGCCGTCTCTGAAAACATAAAATACTGGGATTCCAGATCTCTCTCAATACTTGCAAGTGATTTAACACTAAGGAAATCATcattcatttttttatgtttcagTACTGAACAAGAAGGACCGTAGTATAGTTTCAGTTGTTAATGGAGTCTCCAGTTCACACACAGTAGCAATGGATTTTAGCAAGTAGTAATGAAGAAAATCAGTTGATTATTTATAGTTGTAGATTTGGTTGTAACTTGGATCTCAAGATTTAGCTGTTTTCAATTCTTATCTCTGATAGCAGATAACACCGGACAGAGGTGGTATTTTAAGGAAACAGGGACGCGGTAAAATCGAAAAGGCATTTTATGGCTTTGTTATGCTCACCCCATCTAATTAGTTAAGGGTACTTAGTGTCAAAAttgttattttaaaaaataatccCAAAACTAGAAGGCAGGtgaaatgaaacaaaaatcaaaatggactcctcttgacaCCAACATCAAATGTGTTTCCATTTTCGTTTAATGAAACTATACGCTTGGTATAGATGGCGTGAGTTAAAAAAAACTTGTCAAACTATATATATCATCTACCATTTTTCTATAAACTCTCCATGAACCTTACAGTCATTTCCACAAACTATATATAATTATATATCATCTACCACATTTTTATAATAACCTTCGTACATGTATAACACTAACATTATGTTTAGGATAGGATGTCTAACGGATGGGAGATATTTCACCCACATCAAACCCGTGTATGCGACCAGTTTCAAAAATTCACCGGTATCCAATCCGCCAAGAAACAGATTGGGTAGCCACCCACCAAAATGAGGATAGGTTTGGATAAAATCCACGGATTTGGATATTTTTGCTCACCTCTAAGATTCTGATTTAACTCTTAGTTACAGGGCTCTCTTTTGGCTTGTATGGAGGTCTTAGGCTGTCCCCCTCCaggctttgtttttgttttctttgatcaATAAATTATCTTCGTGTGCTCATTAGATTTCAGTCGATTTTCTTAAGATGCAGAAGAAGATTCATACCAGCCAGAGCCAGCCACCACATACAAAAGGAATTGTTTCCGTCACCACATAAATATGGGCCTTTAAAATCCAAGTCCTATAAATAATGAGTACAGGCCCAGATTACTTGTAACCACTGAAAGAAACACACATGATAAGTGCAAACAAGCAAAAATGAATTTCACCTCGAAAGAGCTTACTTGAACCCTTAAGAAAAACTTGAGCCAAATGCTGAAAAACAAACTATACATTCACCAATAGTTTACATAATCACACTTTCTGTCAGTCTATGGAAATTAGCCCTGCTGCATCACTCATCgtcgtcgtcttcttcttcctcctcgtcaATTATATCTTcgtcattctcttcttcttcttcttcctcgtccAGTCCTTCATCATCTACTATAAAACCTCCTAgagtttcatcatcttcatcttcgtctagTGTTTCATCTACTATAAAACCTCCTAgagtttcatcatcttcatcttcgtctagtgtttcatcatcttcgtcttcttcattAGCATGTATTGTGTTCTTCTGGGATGAGCTTTTACTACTGCCGACATCTAGAGTTTTACCATTCTTATCCTTGGATCTTGTTTTGGTATATTTGGGTCTTTTATCCATTCTCAATTTTGATATCGAAACCTTCTCATCCTCACTCTCACCTGTCCAGTCGTCATCTTCCATGGCATTATGTTTCTTCTTTCTCCCTAGCCCTTTCCTCTTTCTAGACCtgtttccttcatcatcttcactatcTTGTTTTTGCTCTTCAAGGAACCAGTCCAAATCCTTAATCCCTCGTATTCTATGTTTTGGATACTTGTCAAACTCATGACCCACTTTCAAGAACCCAAACTCTGCAATTCAGAAATATATAAAGTTGTTGCAATCAGTGCGACAGGCAACATGACCAAAAACAGCACAACACTTGGGTTTAGCTAAACAAGACCAGCAAACGCGAAATTGTTAAAATGCAACACCCTACAAAATGGCAATGGAGATGTTCGAAGGTAGAGCTCCTTTAGGTATAAATTACATAAAACATGCTACTTATACTTGGTTGAACAAATGCAAttagatacatatatatatatatatatatatgtttctgACACAGAAGAATTCAATGCATAAcaagaaactaaaaactaaaacttCTTCCCGGCCGTAAACTGAAGAGGCAAGCACTGATACAGATTAGTTCTTTACTTCGGCAAGTAAGCAAGTCATATTAGAAGCTCGTGACAAACATAAACCAACATTCAACTTTCCAAATATCAATTTGAAACAACTCATTCAAGCCTAAAATATGACAGCATTAGTCCATACAATCAATAAAACGTAAACAAGCCTCAGTTTTGATACGCAACCTCTTATCTATACTTTGCGACATAAATTTAACCACGCAACGCAAGATACTGAACATGCTTAACCAAAAAATCTTTCTAGTTGTAAAGCGAAGAGCAAACCATCGATTGACAGTAGTGATCAAATTAGAATCTGGCAAACATCCAAAATTTTCAAACACTAGCACCTCTAAACTCGTTCCGGTTCGACCCTATCTAGCATCAACCATTGACAGCATTAGTTCTTACCGGCAACGAATTCCATCTAAGCTCATAAAAATTCCTAAGTTAATCAATACCGTAATGAAGCCTATGTGCATTGAAATTAGTCAACTACTTCTACTTGTCTACTTTACGATATAAATGAATCCATTGCAATGCAAGACACTTAAAAGTCTTAATTAAAACATCTTTCAAGTTGTAAATCGAAGAGCAAACAATTGATAAACAGTAGTGTTGTAATTGAATCATATTAGAATCTTTCAAACATCATTCAAATTTCCAAACACTGGCACCTCTAAACTTCCAAATTTTGGTTCGACCCTATCTAGCATCAAACATTGACAGCATTAGTTCCTATCATCGAATTTCATTCTAAGCTGATAAAATTTCCTAAGTTAATACCATAATGAAGCCTATGTGGATTGAAATTAGATAACTGAATCccaaatttcattaaaaaaaagaaaagaaaaaaaagtcatACATACCTTTAACAGGGTTAATCTCTGAAGCATCAAACCCTACTTCTCCCTCACTTGGAGTACTTTCTGCCATTTCTGTATCCACTGGAATCCTTTCAGTTCTATCTATTTCCTTGAAATCTCTGTTTCCTTCCTTTTCTTCTGGTTTTCCGTCAAAACCCCCGATTTTTCTCAAAGTAAAAAAAATGGGGTTTTTACAAGAAACGCAAAAAccatcaccaaccttcaactcTCCTTTTTCCGAATTCCTGAAAACCCTCATCTCTTTGGTATCATTACTCAAGACCCATATTGGATTTTTCCCCAAAACTTGAAAAGAAACCCTAGATTCTCCATCTTGTTTATCGTTTTTCTGGTCAAAATTGGAGATTTCAAGTGAGATGTGTCTACGAGAAACCGTTCTATCATCAAATTGAAATCCTAATCCTCTTCCGAACTCTGTGATTGATCTCTTCTTAAGTTGAATTTTGGTGCCATCTTCACCTTCGATCTCCATTTGATTTCTTCTCTTTCCACTGTGTCTTTGAGAAAGGCGGTCAAATATTTGAATATTGCGTTTTGTACTAGAAAACCTTCGAGTTTCCACTACTTCTCTTGAAAGTTGAAACCAGAATACTGTATTTGACAGCGCCGTCACACCGCTACGTTTTGACAAAAAAGGCAATCATGAACATGACTGCACAAAACCGATCCAACCCACGCCCGCCTGAAATTATCCGTACTCGACCCAATCCATCTAGGAGCGGGTCGATTATGGATCAGAGCATCAAAATTCATCGTATGGTGGGTCGACTGTGGGTGACAGCTTCCCTCATCCGACCTAACTCACCCACCCACTTAAATATCTCTAAGTTAATCTAACCCTTAGATTACCAATCATAGATGAATCACAACCGTTGAAGTAATGATATATAATGCTTAAATCTAATCATCGCTAACTTCTTTTCACTGAAGACTGAAGAGTCTTCAATCAGTTGAactaattttttgttgttgttagttTTATCACTTTGCATGCAGTTTGCAACTTTGCACCCACTTCTTACTTCTTTGgattttaattgtcatttgtttacaCTTGACTTGGGATCAGCTTTTTGATAAAAGCTATTACATCCAATCTGTAAGAGTCATAATTATTTGTATACAGGTAATTCTATAACTGTAATGTAATTTgcattgtattttatggtgggtaacccaccacccacccgattcAAACCTaccgtaatgtgggtcgggtgaaaatcgACCCATTTttatgttgggttggttgcgggtgacaacttttGTTAtccaccatcagtgggttggatGATGGGTGAGGCaaaaaccgacccatgtgcaacCCATGAACTATGAGGCCACATTGAATGGGCATGTTTCTATAAAGTCGGTATCCCTTATGGCTGACCCACCTATAAAAATGACAAAAATGCTTGATGAACCGAGTAAAAGACCATGCCAAAACCACGTCTTTCACAGATTTTCAATTGATGGTGGCCTCCTGCTAACTCCATCAAGTGTGGGACCCGTCCCCATGTGAGGGGGCGGTTTTTACATGGTTCATTTACTCGGTTCGTGTAGAATCATTGTAAAAATGAATATGATCAGTATAAAATTGATAATTTCTTGCTAAGGATCAAGGCTGCCAATGAGGGGACCGAATTCTGGGAGTGTACCAagtttcaaataaaacaaaacaatttttCATATAAAACAAAATAGCTTTAGCCTTGGACTTGATACACCCCCAGAATTCGGTCACCCCCATTAACAATCTTGCTAAGTCTAATTTAATTTCCTATTTTGATTAGGATTTATAAGTAGGAAACTAGACATTGGGAAACCATTTAGTCCTACAAAAAATATATTAGGTTAGTTTGGTCCTGTTGACCAAGTCAATACGTACCTATAAAAATGAATATGATCAGGATAAACTTGATAATTTCTTGCTATGTCGTCTAATTcaaggctgctaatgggggtACCACTTTGTTTGGGGGTGTACTAATatacatataggacaaaaaaaaaacaaattgccTTTGGGTATGTACATCCCCAAGCAAAATGGTATCCCCATTAGCATCCTTGGTCTAGTTTAGTTTCCGATTTTGATTAGGATTTGATAAATAGGAAACTAGACATCTCACCACATCTTGTTTGGATTTGGTCACATAGATAATTTTTGCGATGTATGAGAAGTATCTATATAAGTACGTATTATAATAATTCATATTTGTGATATTATTTGATTTTACGAATTTAATCAAGTATTTGAGTATTGCAGTTTTCTATTTTCCTCGGCAAGCCGGACAATTAAATACTTTTTTTGTGCTTTTGGATGGCATAGAAAATAATTTCCTTCGTTTACGTCGTAGAAAATAGTTTCTTTTGAGTTTTGCATTTATTTAAATGATAATCAAAGTTAATATCAAGCATTTTCAGCGCCTAATCTATTATCGAAAATCACAAATTTGGTGAGTTAAATTTGCATCAATACCTATGAAAACAAGtttatttttgacaaattaaCAGACTAGGAAAATGGGGAAGATGTGGCGGGCATATTTGAATGTGGGAACCACAATGTTTTCGGGCTTGGGAACCTGATGAATGTCGTACCGCTAAAAGTGGAGAATTACGAGATGATCGCATAACGGTTAGTTAAACAAACCATCCTTGAGCCTAGTATAGTTCTACTATCGTTGTGGTATAAAAGACACGTTACATTCACCTGAAGTGTCGTTCATTATTGTTAATCTCTGTCGGTCGTCTTGGAAGGACTGGGACTGATATCAAGATAGTATTTATGTCAACAAAAATTAGTTTACAGTTTATTGTGAGTTTTACATGACAATATAAATTCTTACATTTATTTAAGTTAGATAGTAAGCGAGAGAGAAAATCTGATCAGTTATCTCTCATGTACTACGTGTTACTATTGTTTTTGACACCCAGTTGCTACCTTGATAAGATAGAGTAATACGGAATTGAAACCTTTATTAATAAGACATTCCCACCGGAGGTCCATGGGGACAATCGTCGACGGTATTGGTTAACTCCAATTGTGTCTCATTTAAATTCTCCCACCAATAAATTCCTAAGGTGTTGGATATTACTCTGTTTAGTCCAAAAAGAGCATGATATCTAGATTCAACATAAATTAAGGTCCTTCCAAGGATTGCACTGGAATTGCAAAAATTATTTCGTTGCAGTCGCCATTATCATTATAGTAGGAGTTCACTCCAGTAAAGTCACATTCCCTGAAAAGTAGTCTTGGATCATAATCATCTCCctcctcttcatcctcttcttcttcttcccttgatTTAATATACTTGAGACAGTTGAGAGAATTGCTATGGCTGTTCATATCCCTTAGGAATTCTCCTGGATTACTCTCTATCCAGCTTAAAGATTATGCTACAAAGTCCTCTTCAGTTATATCACAAGGAGGTTTTATGGGAGGAGTAGTATTTTTTCCTCATTTGTTATTCTGTTGGAAGCTAAATACTAAAAAAATACACAAGTAAACTCTACGAACACATGTATCAAAAATTGAACGTGCAATAGTCGTCATGTTGTATCGTTTGTGATGACAAAGAGAGTTATGGTATGTGTGTATGCAATTTGAAGATAATGAACTAGTCTATGCTTGCAAAATGGTGTTTGAGGTTTGGTCAGGAGAAGAATAGGTTGTGGTGCAAAAGTATTTTTCATAATCGTGGTGATGGATTTTCTTGTTGGGTTCCAAAATAGATTATCTTCACATGGTGTGTCGTGATGGAAGATAATTGTTGCTACTGCAAATTTGGTATATTAAAATTCAGTTCTAATAATACACTTGGGAAGGGAGATTTTTTTCTAAAACAATATTTGGAGTGAAAATACATTTCTTGTTACTACTTTTCCATCGTtatacaagttatcttgttataaGAACACAATCCTAGCTGATATGATTTCTGCAGATAGAAACTGGAAATCAACTTCAAAAGGAATTTCACTGAATTGGAAACAAACTTCTTTGCTCAACTTATGCTCAGGATTGGCAACTTCCCAGCGGTGTTAGACAGCCTGCCTGACACGACAAGATGGTCCCTAAACAGCTCTGGTACTTTCAACGTCAAATCTCTTTATTCTAAGTTGGTCGAAGACTATGGTATTCAAGACTTCCCTCATTATTTTGTTTGAAATAAGTCAATCCCTCCGAATATCAACTTTCTGATTTTGTGCATTATTCATGAGAAGCTAAATACAACACATCATGCagattaaaggtattgatatcTACAACTCATGTGTTCTTTGTGGTGATGACACGAAATCGTATGATCAAGTTTTCCTGCACTGAAAAATAACGCATATGATTTGGTCTTTGGTTTTGCTTAGTAATTGCTAGTCTTGGGTTGTACCGGGAAGTATGAGGATGTTAGCCTATAGTTGGTATCATAAGCtcttttaaaactcaataaatttTATTTGGGATCTCATCCTAGCTGCAGTGGTCTACACAATATGGATGGAAAATACAAACGTACTTTTGAGCAAAATTATATGTTCAATACTGAAACAGATTTGGGAATGGTAGTAAAACGCTTGGTTTTAACTTGGGCTAGTGCAGCAGCAAGAAGGATTCATCTAAACTTTTCCAGCACAGTTCATAATAACTGGGATGTTATTTTTATTTGAAATTAGTGTTTCTTCTGTaatttttgcttttgttttaaTCTACCTCTGGTAGAACTCTTGTACATTCATCTTTTTTCAATATATCTTctcttcttattaaaaaaaagtaGGCGTCATGTTGTAGTCTAACCGACTGTGTCAACCAGTGTAACTACATAGTCGTCAGCTTTATTTTCAAAACAATGACGACCTACACCCAAAAATTTACACAGGAAAAACAAAGTTCATGTGGCACTAAGTCGTTATGTCTTTATTTTCATCAGTCGCCATTAACATTATCAAAAGTCTTCATAATCTTCATCCGAAGACCTAGACAATTAACTCTAAACAACATAGGTCTTCATGATGCTAATACATATACCTTGACAATATAAGccctgaaaatcaccattttcgataatctaacctaatataacaattgGTTTGAGTTTAGATATCACTTGCAGCCTTCTTATCATCGTCGATGTGTTTTTTCAATATCTTCAAGGATTTTAAGATTGGGTTCACTGATCTCAATGATTTTAACTTTTTTCATACCTTTTTCCGTTGATTTGGAGATTTTGGGATCAATAGTTGTATCTGGgtagttattgttgttgttgactcAAAAAGGGCAAAAcatattgagaaaatatttatttcttaCCAAGAAGGTAAATAATATATGTACAAAAGAATCTCAATTTAGTAGAGCTactaagaaagaaaataaaaccaaACTAAAATTAATGCATAATTGCTTCCCATGTGTACAAAATTGTGTTCAAGATGTACCCTGAAAAATATCTATACTCACGCACTAgttgtatataaaaaaaattgacactGTTAATCATATCATCTAGTGTTTTACACGTTGCATCTCTCTCGATCCAAACATCCCACCATGCTAATATCCCACTAATTTTTTCTGATATTAGAGATTGTAGCCTTTCTACATTTCCATTCCCAAATGGTATGTATAAATGACTCTTTAGAAACCCACTGTAATCTATAATTGTTCAGAATAAAAATCCAGACACCTCTCAGTGTTTCACACTGCAAGAACAAATGATGATTAGACTCAGGCGCTTTCTTACAAAGTAAACAACCATTAAAGGTAAAGAAGTTTCTGTAAATATCCACGGTGGGAGTTGTATTGTAACACAAtgaccaaataaaaaatattaccTTTTGAGGGATCTTAGAGTTCCATAAgcatttgtgtggaaaaagtaATAACCCATCAATCTCCAACATCTTGTAACATTCTACGACTGAAAAGTTTTTACCTTGTTGCCAAATTCTCCGATCTCTCCCATAATTTTCTGATTGATAGTAGAGATCAAATTTATAAGATGTGAAACATCACTAATTTCCTCTTCTTTTATAAGTCTACAGAATGAAAAATTCCAATTCCTGTCACTAGTGCTGCTGTCCAGAAGGTCACTAATAGTAGCATCTTGTAGCCTACTAATCTTGTAAAGATTTACGAATAAAGACTGTAAACTCTACATGTTCAACCATGGATCCTTCCAAAAAAGAATATTATCTCCATAGTTAACCTATAAAGCTGAATTCTGGCGCACGTCGTCACTGCATGCACTTAAGACAATTCTTTCTTCGTCTTTACGACGATTGTTTATTCGCTCTATTAGCTAttatttcaaatatatatgttGTTTCTTGGCTTGTTATTTTCGATTCTTCAAGAATACCAACGATTTTTCTCAACATCGTTTTGGTTCATTTCAACAAGAGGGATTTTTATATGGCATCCAGATTCGTTTGGATTTATAAGATTTTGGGTAGAATACTCCATCTTATTTGGAGCATCTCTTAGTGAAGAACACAATATTTTTAAATGGCGAGAGTTGATTCCAGTTACCATCATTCATCACTACTATATCTACAAAAATTGGATGTCATTACAGTTCATGGATCCTTCTCTTTGCGATGTACTTGCAATTGGTGTCGTCATTTGTAGTTGAGTTTTGATTATATTGTATTTTGATACTTTTTATAATCTTGTAAGCAAtaatgtaatcactattttggtttgaatgaattgaaatgtcATCTccataaaattaataaaaaaaaaaagtaagtatCATCATACTATgcgatttttgttaatttttttttattgttttgatgatattatttttttcattcttaTTAAACTTTTGTTAAGAATCAATAAAATGAAgagtatttgaaaaagcgggggtaaatttgttcggcaatctgtatggactaacttcaatattattccgagagcaccagcttataaagcaagctcaaccaagaaagatatcaaagagttatatctgtttttctcaaatcaatcagcaaatcaaacatatagaaatctatgagcctgattgatgtgagaacTACTTGGAAGGTGACCAATGCCGAAGTGTCAATCAATCTATTCCCAACAAACAAAggtcagatttaccaattgattgaactacgcacaacctgtgatatttcaataatatgatcaaatataatgcaaaaaagaaataacacagacaccagaaattttgttatcgaggaaatcgcaaatgcagaaaaaccccgggacctagtccagatttgaacaccacattgtattaagccgctacagatactggtgttagagcactgctcggtcgaacttgcaagcgttgctatctcaagcttgtttgtcaagtttagtgatcaaaactataagtcttgattctagtctacttatagctatgtctcagactaggataaattgtgtagttgaggtttagaattcacggcgttcatcaaatgaagacgaagaactactaaggagagcttgtggaacttcatcaacaaaagatgtcTAGAGACTGAAACTcttctatcactcggaaagtctattttactctatctcatatattgaggcaaaagtcgtataactatacagtattccattatacacatttgatatttcgagctgagtttaactcgcttacgttggtaagatttcgctttaaccaagtttatcttatatgcttgaaggaagtcaaaagatgatcatgtgaaaatcgcctagtaacatcttacatgatttgtgtgagacaatcatttgatgtagacctggaatgtttcgcattgattatttcaataacttgaaaatagctttgatctaatagtttgtgaaaacaactattgtcatctgcTAAGAATGTTTCAAGGATTGAAATAGAATTTAGAACatttaaccataattggattatagacatggtatacgtacttgcatatatgttgatccaagaacggtttagtatgcatacccgtacgcgtactggcgaactcagttgaagtcctgGAACTATTGTCTGCGTgcgcgtactaattca
Coding sequences within:
- the LOC113274421 gene encoding uncharacterized protein DDB_G0283697-like isoform X1, translated to MEIEGEDGTKIQLKKRSITEFGRGLGFQFDDRTVSRRHISLEISNFDQKNDKQDGESRVSFQVLGKNPIWVLSNDTKEMRVFRNSEKGELKVGDGFCVSCKNPIFFTLRKIGGFDGKPEEKEGNRDFKEIDRTERIPVDTEMAESTPSEGEVGFDASEINPVKEFGFLKVGHEFDKYPKHRIRGIKDLDWFLEEQKQDSEDDEGNRSRKRKGLGRKKKHNAMEDDDWTGESEDEKVSISKLRMDKRPKYTKTRSKDKNGKTLDVGSSKSSSQKNTIHANEEDEDDETLDEDEDDETLGGFIVDETLDEDEDDETLGGFIVDDEGLDEEEEEEENDEDIIDEEEEEDDDDE
- the LOC113274421 gene encoding mitotic apparatus protein p62-like isoform X2, whose protein sequence is MEIEGEDGTKIQLKKRSITEFGRGLGFQFDDRTVSRRHISLEISNFDQKNDKQDGESRVSFQVLGKNPIWVLSNDTKEMRVFRNSEKGELKVGDGFCVSCKNPIFFTLRKIGGFDGKPEEKEGNRDFKEIDRTERIPVDTEMAESTPSEGEVGFDASEINPVKEFGFLKVGHEFDKYPKHRIRGIKDLDWFLEEQKQDSEDDEGNRSRKRKGLGRKKKHNAMEDDDWTGESEDEKVSISKLRMDKRPKYTKTRSKDKNGKTLDVGSSKSSSQKNTIHANEEDEDDETLDEDEDDETLGGFIVDDEGLDEEEEEEENDEDIIDEEEEEDDDDE